In Physeter macrocephalus isolate SW-GA chromosome 2, ASM283717v5, whole genome shotgun sequence, a single window of DNA contains:
- the TNP1 gene encoding LOW QUALITY PROTEIN: spermatid nuclear transition protein 1 (The sequence of the model RefSeq protein was modified relative to this genomic sequence to represent the inferred CDS: inserted 2 bases in 1 codon), whose protein sequence is MSTSCKLKXHGMRKGKNRAPHKGVKRGGSKRKYQKGSLKSRKWYNDDYQDAQRQPFP, encoded by the exons ATGTCGACCAGCTGCAAATTAAA TCACGGCATGAGGAAGGGCAAGAACCGAGCTCCTCACAAGGGAGTCAAGAGAGGTGGCAGCAAAAGAAAATACCAGAAGGGCAGCCTGAAGAGTAGAAAATGGTACAATGACG ATTACCAAGATGCGCAAAGACAACCTTTCCCATAG